In Larimichthys crocea isolate SSNF chromosome XXII, L_crocea_2.0, whole genome shotgun sequence, the genomic stretch CACCAGCAACATAATACCATCTGTTGTGGACAGAGGCAGAGTGAGTAAAACCACGTAACATAACATGGAGGCTGCAGAGATGAGGTCTCATCTGAAAGACTTTCCTATTGAGCGCAGTCAGAATTACTGGGGTGCTCTCTGCTCATCTACCATAAAAATTCAATAACTTGCCTGGTTCTGCCTCATATATCATAATGGGGACATTGAGACTTGAGATAGAGCATTACAAAgaattacaaagaaaacatttaggCAAATCGGTCCGGATGTTTTCAGCACTTTCTTCACTGTACCATGCTATATACAAAGCCGAAGTGGATATGCCTCTTCCCAGcatattaaaaacacttaaaaaaggaacaaagaatTGGTGTATGCAGAGTGCACATTATGACACAGAGGATGAGTTAGATCTTTCTTGTGCCGTAGATGAGGATTTTATCACTAATACAAGCTGGGCACCCTTGACTTTTGAGAGAAATGTAACTGTTAAACCAAGAAACAAGTGCTTTATGCAGTTGTTTTTTGTGGCCTGTGAAATTTCTCTGATGGTCGACCTGACAAAAACAGGGGAGCAAAATGAAAGAATCCTCTCTGATCCTATTGTCTCAGTCCACACTTGCCTTCTCCGTTCTCAGACGTAatattctttgtctttgttctttttgcCCTTTGTGATTGCCTTGGCCACAGAGGCCGTTGCTGTGCTTTTGTCTTTGACCACTGCTCCGTTTCCCTCCACTGTGGAATTGTTGGCAAAATTGTGACTCTGGTCTGTCTGGTAGGAGCCCTCGTCCCGGTTGCGGTACTTGTACATGGCATAGAGGAGGATAAGaatgcagagagcagcagcagccacaatacCAACCACCATCCCTGTGGTGCTACTGGACTCCCTGATCACCTCCACGGCCCCGGGTTGGCTCTTTTCATCAGAGGCTGTGGGGTTGGCTGTGGGCACATGGGGAAAATTGGGGGGGTAAGTTAGTCCTGGTGTGTTTCGGGAAGATGGAGGAGCAGGGGGCAAAAGCACCTGGTCGCGGGTGTTCATTTTGCCAGCGGGGATGTGGAGCTTGTCAGGGTTGGTGGTGGGAACATAAGGAGGTAAGGGTCGGGGTTTCTTGACTCCACCCTCACCAGTggtgggaggtggaggaaggacTGTCCTGTCAGTGACCATGGGGGAGTTATTATTGAAAAAGTCTTCGTCATCTGATTCCGTCATCTCCCCAGAGCCGAAGGCCGAGACCTCCACAGGGTCACCACAGTCCTCCTGGTCTGGGGGGCAGGAAGGGTGAGGAGGGAGTATCAGGGACTCCTTGGTGGTTTCAAGTGGGGATAGGAGGGTGGGGGGAGGAGGTATGACGGGGTAACGGGTGGCGATGGATGGGGACTCAAGGGAATCCACTGTTATAATAGGCAACACTAATTCACCTCCtagaaaggaaacagaaaaggtAAGGGATCCTAAATTAGAAGAACATTAAAATAGAAATGCCTGGAAGTGGCTGAAAAGTTAGACTCATTAAAACACAGGCACAATCTGCTCATTGTGTCAACTATTACTGAGGAATTATGCTAATTTAAACATAACAGCTTAACAGATATATAATTTAAAACTACCACACAtgagatgatgaaaataaacctgatgaaaataaacaccATGATGTTGTTCTTGAACGATGTATGCAATTCTTCACTCCTGCATGGAGCCAATGTGGGGATGTGCATATTAAGAATCtaaataatatcatatatacaacatatatacaatACAGCAAGAATGTAAACGAGctcacatgcagacacaaacagagaagatGACCCATGAAAGGCAGCAGCTGAATGAAGAGCATATAACACATAGAGCACATAACAACTGCTTCTCTGTGGGCAGGCTCAATAGGTAACAAGAGAAATGACAAACAGGTTATTGTATGTAGGAATCACACGTAGAATATTGTGGCCTGTTGAATGCAAACAATGTGTCCTGAATATATTCATTCAATCATTATTTTGATTTACAATAGATTCCCCAATATATTTagctgtatataaaatatagactTGTTAATGCAGCAATAACACTTCTAGAGGtggatagatttagcatgttcAGTTGTTGATAGTGTTAAGaaaggaggtactctctgaaaagctgggtcttcaggagttgTTTTAAGGTAGAGAAGGATGCCATTGAcctggtaggaactggtagtgcgttccaccaacggTGAGCAACAGACAAGaagagtttggattgtcctgagcaTAGGGGTGGCAGAGCCACAGGCATTGTTCATTGGTGAAGCAAAATAGTTGGGAGGTAACATATGGCTGAATAAGGGCATATAAGTAGGAGAGTGGTAGCATGTTGAATTAGGAAAGGTTTGCTCAGGTTTGAAGGTGATTTTTCTTATGCTGAGAAGTGCGAAGCCAATGACCCGGCAACCAAGGCAAtgtgatcagagaaggttagttggtcattgATCTTGACTCCTAAGCTTCTCGCTTCCCTGGTAGGGGTGAGAGCAAAGAAGTCAATTTGggtgttgatgtcatggtgtacaGTAGGTTTGACTTggaggaccagcagttcagtttttaagaggttcagctggaggttgtatgccttcatccatgtggaTATATCTGAGAGGCATTCAGAAATCAGTGCAGGGGCTGAGTGGTCGTCGGgtggaaatgacagatagagctgCGTGTCATCTGTGTAGCAGTGATATGATAAGCCATGCAAGCAAATAGTCGGACCCAAAGAGGTGGTGTAAATAGCGTAGAGAAGGGGCCCCAGCACTGAGCCCTGGGGCACCCCTGTGGTGAGGTGGTGAGATGCGGACAACTGTCCAAGCCAGGGTACATTGAACGAGTGCCCTGTGAAGTTGCATTCAAACCAGGAAAAAGACGAGCCAGAGATGCCCATGTTTGAGAGCATAGAGAGAAAGATGCAGTGGTTAACTGTGTCAAAATCAGCTGATAAATCAAGCAGAATAAGGACCttgctgctgctctggcttCTTTTATGACAACAGAACTGTTTCAGTTGAGTGGCCACTCTTGAAACCAGATTGATTTGGATCAAGAAAGTTGTTCTGTGAGAGGAATTCTGATAGCTGTTTGGTGACTGCACATAAGAGCTATAAAGCCATGCATTTCCTTTTTCTACTTGTGGAGGAACATCGGTTATTTATGGCCGCTCGGTTCTGTTTCATCATTATTTGAATCACACTTTGCAGGGCCAGTCAGCAACAAACAATTCTGATAAGGTCATATTAATAATTGAGGCTCCCATAATAAGGGCAAACTCCTTAAATTCCAGATCTACCATCTACTGTCAGCTGCTCTAAGTGACTGCACTGCTGTTTTCCTCCATCCAATTTAGTGAGTTACAGACATGACTTAAAAGCTAACATGCAGAATGTGCAACAACTACCCAAATGAGGGCAGAGACCCTGAATAAGAGTGTGTGATAGCTGCAGAAACATGAAACTGGAACAGGAAACTTGAAAATGTGAAATCTAATGGTGGCTGTCTAAAGTCAAAGTCAGTGTTTTATCCACAATCTTGGTTAAAAGTAACATTACAGTTGGATAAAAGCTGCATTCCTTTATTGTTTACCATGGCTGACCCACCTGTTCCTGGCTCACACTCTTCCAGGTCCTCATCATCACTTGGACACTCAGCTGAAGCCACTAAAATATCATCAGAGTTCTGCGGCTGAAAGAAAAATAGTtcaaatttgttgtttttatcaaacACAGTCCCATCAACTAGATTTGTGCTTGCTTTTTTTATGATTGCTTATGCTGGCTGAATCTCGAATTTGAGAGGAAAAAATTGCAGTATGCAGCAGTGTACCACTTACTTGGAGCAACACTACAAGTGTAAAATATGCTCATATGCAGCTACCTTTTATTCTTCACCCCTGTGGCTGACTGCAAGCAAAGTAAATGCACTACTAATGGAGAGTAAATTCATGGATACATTTTCAGTAATTGAGTAATTTAGTTAATTTTacataatttttcttttctttaaaacctCAGGACAGGTGCATCCTTCCAATTTGGCAGTTTCAGATTAAAATAAACTCACTTGAAATGGTGGCTATGTTCACCAGTCTGGATTCAGTATTTTGACGGCTTAATGTGCGAAAATCTGTTCTTCagatcaaaatgtatttttgcataGCTGATCAGAAATATACTGAAgcattaatgtcattattatctTCAGATACATAGGACCAAAGCTGTTtagcacatttatttaatagatTTATGTTGAATTTTATTCTAATAATTATTACATAAGACATTTTATACATGCATATTGCTTACAACAATAAGggaagtttgatttgatttcattgtGTTCGAgtcttttggtttttggatAGGTGAAGACTACGCATACTACATATACAATACTGTTACTGTGACTCCTCctaacacacaccacacactcaaaaaacaaattgggccaaaatgcaggacttatgcatttcaattacatagaacaTTTCCATCCATTGAAATAACATAGGTTCaatataaatgaactaataaacttaatgtgaatcaagtaataagatttttgtaatagtactaataaacttaatgaatgcagtcattttgagtttactagtactattacataaatcgtATTACTTGCTTTACCTTAAGTTTGTTagtgaatttatattaaaactttgtaatttaaatggatggaaattttctaagTAACTGAAATGCAAAAGTgcctaaaatatttttttgagtgcatgtttttatttcaattttccACTGCAACATCTTGAGTAccaatcaaaaaaataaataaaaattcctTCCTTAGAGAGTTCATATTGACCCTCCAGAGATCACCTTCCTCTGAAACTCAGCTCTTCAAATCTGAAGAACCAGAAGGCAGTTTTCTTCTTACTTTACTTTTAATAaagagttttcattttcagtgaaatgaaGGCCTTCTTTTCCCAAAGTTAAGCACCATGGTCATTGTGAGTGGGGAGAGAAAACGAGGAATTAAGTGTATTATCTGATTGTCCTTGGTTATGcgattgtgttttttgattcgTACTGGGTGACACTGAAGTATCTAGTAATACAACATGCATATTAACACAGCATGAATGGAAAATCTTCAACTACAAGCACAATGCAAAAAGTAAAACTgcaatagaataaaaaaaggaggaagataAAGGTGTGTTAATTTTCACTGGGCAAATACAAGATACAAtaaaactttgaacttttttttttctttggtttgtccCATAGTtctgtttacagtattttagCATATACAGACATATCATTCGTCATTAGTTTCATGTTAATCataattttgtttaattttgttttgttgtaagcATGATGGAGACAGATAACAACAGTGTTTGGAGCAGCAATTTCTGCAATCAGGATTTTTTGTTGAACTACTTCAAGCTTGAAATATCACCACAATGCAAACCACTGAGCAGCGAGGTTGGAGGTCAGACCTGCACAGTCCCTGATGCTACCGTGAGCAAGTGGTCTCATCAAGCCAAACTCAAACAGGGTGTCCAGATGGGACTGAGTCTACCTAccaaattaacttttttgagaTCTTTAAATCTTTCACAAAACAAATACTGATATACATCATTCATTTAGCTGAATTAAGCATGTAATTAAttagataattttttttaatcacttgaTAGCCCCAACCATCCCATCATTTTTAGCTCCTGGAAAAGTGGTGACTCATCTAACCCTTAAACCAATTAACATCCAATTAGCATCTAGCTCTCTTCAAATATTCCTTCATACTCTCTCTGACCTTTGAGATGCTCTCCCTTAAGCTGGGTGATCGCTGCCtgcgggtggtggtggtagcCATAGTCGTCGTGGTTTCCATGATTGTGGTGGACATATCGGACACTGCCAGCGGGGTGGCGGAGGTAGTGTCAGTTGTCAACACGGAGAGCGAGTCCCCAACCAGACGCAGGTTCCCCTCCACCTGTATACTGGGGTCATTTTCTGCTGCCAGTTTGAGCACCTGGAGACCATTGTAGTACAGCCCTGAAATCTGACCCTGGAAGGGCCGACCCTTGTCATGGCCACCAATTTTAATGGCTGCCTGGCTGTTAAAGATGGTCAACTGTCTCCCTGaagtcagacagagacatagagaaagaaaagaaacagaaaaagggagagaacaGTGGAGCAGACGTAGAGAAGTCATATGGGGGAGCTTGCACAGGAACATCATTTGAACCAGGTGGGTTTTAGTGAACAGTAATAGTTTATTTAAAACTGGATTTTAGATTTGAACTTTAAAAGGGGTAGGTTAGTTAGCAGCAGGTTTATAATTTAGACATGACACATGCAGGTTACAACCACCAGATGAGGCTTAAGGTCTAAATTTAATTGCCTATTTAAGTGTTTTGATTGGACAGAGatagtcatttttaattagCACTGAGTTATGAATCTGTCTGCAGggaaaaagatatttatttatttctttactcCAGAACAGATGGTACAACGATGCACATCTTGTGGCTTCTTCTTTTACAAAGACGGGtgaataattaaaatgtcttaatATACTACAGACTGTAGAACACTAAATGACATCCCTCCATCCACTGACTACATCAGCCATTAGGCCATTGAAACATGCTCTGCTCTGGGTTCCCCCTCGTCCAATTGTTTCACCTCCTGAAAGGGGCAATGATATCTAACAGCACCACTGTCAGCAGCTTCACTGATAAGCAGTGTTACATCAGAGGAGGACTGCAGTAATGGGTCTCTCAAGAGAATACTTATTAGCAAAGTTAATGGCTGCAAACAGTGATTTCCTTTAACAGCCTGTCAGGGCTATTTTGTCGCagcaaaaaaaccccacaaaacTTCAGGCTTGGGTGTTGTAGTACAAGGTGAAGCAACACAAGGTTACAGGGAACAAGGAGGGAAAAGAAGTTCATTTAGTGTGATTACATCCAGGAGTTATATTTGGAAACGTTCAGTTTAGGAGGAACGAGGTCATGTGTTAGTTTCACTGGTGTTAATGGATATGTTTCACagcatttaaatgattttatgtaGAATAATTACACACAGTTAGACACAGTTAAAGGGTTAGACAAGGGTTATGTGTTTTTAGTtaattgttttaaaatctttgttAAAGGTGCAGCTTTTCCACAAGGTGTAAGGATGACAAAGAATAAATGGCAAGTATGCTTTACCCTTTTGCTTTGACACTTTGAATTCCACTTGAAGTTATACTGAGGGCATCAAAATTCATAGCCAATGCAAGTTCCAATTAAAATGGCGGGTAACTCAATCCTTGTCACTCTTGTCTTCTGGCACTGCACCTCTCATGGGCAAAGGTTATTTAGTAGTTATTTcaaagattaattaattaatcaattaatttttACCTTTATCGAGTAGCCACTCGTCAACTACCCGACCAAGTCTGTATGGGATTCTTTGTCTAGCAATAGCCAGTCGTTCATTATCATAGTGTCCTTCAAAGAATTTGGAGAGACAGATTAAAGGTTAAAGTCTGCAAGCTGAAAGATCACATGGTTAGAAACAGAGTTATAACGGCTAACAGGTTTAACAAGTTATCAGTTTTAACCCAGCTGTGAGTTAAAAGAAACTTGTGATTTACTTAGTGTTATCTAGTTATTATGAGTAACAGTGTTAATACTAGTTAGAGTAATGTTTAGGCTATTTATAATGTGCTACACTAGTTAGTGTTATTTAGCTATTTTTAAGAAAAGCATTATCTTAAGTAAATAGCAatgacagtaaaatgtaaaatatttttgtactgtataaaaaaaaaagaggttaatTCAGGTAAACATAAAACAGCATTCAAAAATCAGACACTTCAACAAAGACAATTAGTGATACACATTCTGTTAAACAGCTAAATTTGTCAGTCATCAGTTACAGAGGGCCGATGTCTCGCCCCACTTCTCTTCCACAAAGtgctttttaaacaaacattgcaTGATATACAATGTGTTCTTAggagctgaaaaaaacatttagactgTACCGGTGGACAAAGCTCTACTTATTTTTTGAGGCTGCTCTCAAGTGGGGCAGGACTTCAGCTCTCTATttaacacatgcaaacacaaaagactAATTCATCAAACAAGAAATCTACTGTATGATACAAACTTCAACAGTATGAGCTGGACAATAGGAGAGTCCAGTCTATGCTAGTGTTAGAAATACTTTTCAATCAGTCGCTTGAGTTTCTATCAATCATCAGCCACACGGTTTCTACAGTACACTATCCTGATGTTACAACTTCTCCATTCTTGTTGGCATTGTTTATAAATGTTCCATGTAGAGTTTATTAAGAAAACGTTATCTGAATACATGTCGAACCCACATGCtatgataaaaatgtaaatcgATGGATGGAGATGAatagaaagaaataaacaaaagtcaACAGTGTTGTTGGACATGAGATGGTAATGAATGGATTAAAAGGATTAGGATTACAGCACAACATGAAAAGGGAGGGACAGTACATGACAGTGTGTGACAGGATGTTTTTTACTGTAAGATTTTTCCTGCGTAAGAGCTTTAAACCAATCCGCAAGGTGCAAATCTGTCTTTCGGCAGGAATGGGATCtttttgttgtgtatttgtagattctttgttttgtttatttgtctttgcaTATCTAGTCCACATTTATTATGCAAAGCTATTAACGCATTTGAATTTTACAAATGCTATAAGCCACATTTAAATCTGTTAATATAATTTCCACTTATGGAATGGATAATTTTAGCTATTGCATGGTGATACCTAAATTATACACCAACTTTTATCCCCAGGCAGAATAATTtatgtacagtgtatgtatgtgattATGCACTGTATTTTATGTGACAGCATCTGGCAGTTATCGGGACACCAAACAGACTGTAGAactgaaatgtgaaacacaTGTATGGCATGGTTATTATAGAGCTGAGCCC encodes the following:
- the LOC104925370 gene encoding neurexin-1-beta-like isoform X9, yielding MPCGLQVELSDAKLWPNCLYQAYVDLIYMGRLFAATPVLGQRSLGMGLSYCSRLALWFALLTVLPIQTGTARVSSSLSTTHHVHHFHNKHGTVPIAINRMPFLTRGGHAGTTYIFGKGGALITFTWAPNERPSTRADRLAVGFSSQQKDAILVRVESTHGLGDYLQLHIDQGKIGVIFNVGTDDITIDEPAVIVNDGKYHVVRFTRSGGNATLQVDNHPVIERYPPGHYDNERLAIARQRIPYRLGRVVDEWLLDKGRQLTIFNSQAAIKIGGHDKGRPFQGQISGLYYNGLQVLKLAAENDPSIQVEGNLRLVGDSLSVLTTDTTSATPLAVSDMSTTIMETTTTMATTTTRRQRSPSLRESISKPQNSDDILVASAECPSDDEDLEECEPGTGGELVLPIITVDSLESPSIATRYPVIPPPPTLLSPLETTKESLILPPHPSCPPDQEDCGDPVEVSAFGSGEMTESDDEDFFNNNSPMVTDRTVLPPPPTTGEGGVKKPRPLPPYVPTTNPDKLHIPAGKMNTRDQVLLPPAPPSSRNTPGLTYPPNFPHVPTANPTASDEKSQPGAVEVIRESSSTTGMVVGIVAAAALCILILLYAMYKYRNRDEGSYQTDQSHNFANNSTVEGNGAVVKDKSTATASVAKAITKGKKNKDKEYYV